A window of Haliscomenobacter hydrossis DSM 1100 contains these coding sequences:
- a CDS encoding glycoside hydrolase family 127 protein, translating to MYTLLLMILAGSMLAQQDHNHEHHYPIQAIPFHQVQLKDKFWAPRVETVRNVTIPHTFRKNQETGRVKNFQMAASANPTAVCSAFPFDDTDLYKLIEGAAYALQTKADPQLEARVDSLIVIIKAAQEPDGYLYTWRTILERRNNPNLISGVDPRGANINWLAGPRWAKEDDLSHELYNAGHLYEAAVAWFAATGKRNLLDVALKNANLVDQTFGPGKLEKAPGHQEIELGLVRLYQTTGEKRWLDLAKFFIDVRGYGDPYSQNHLKVKDQRDAQGHAVRLAYLYAAVTDVTALTGTDEYRAALQAVWEDIVGKQIYITGGVGATGSNEGFGGAYDLPNYSAYCETCSSIAFVNWGQKMYQLTGETRYLDVLELTLYNALNAGISLSGDRFFYPNPLESRKNVARTEWFSCACCPPNLTRFYSSLGGFFYAQKDNELYLNLFAASQTTFETSKGKSKVKVDIQQESDYPWNGLIKVKVNPTQANTFALKVRIPGWARGEATPLGLYNFVNPSIKPIVFKVNGKVFPAKISTGYATLERKWKKGDVLEFELPMDVQRVAAHPLVKADEMRYALKSGPLVYCLEGQDQPDDRVLNMLVAKGAPIRTQYEPNLLGGQQTLRFSGNLVTKKTSATSAELKPIDLKAIPYYAWANRGRDNMLVWLPYDVSVAKSIAQPTLATKSKLSASPELKGALSAASDQSAPKNSADGESTFVHWWPHFGTAEWLQYTFPDAQQVSKVRVYWFDDEAIGGGCRIPQSWRVLYLDNGEWKPVNTNQTYGTSKDAWNEVKFDAVKTTALKIELQLKEKVSAGVHEWEVE from the coding sequence TTGTACACCCTCCTTCTGATGATCCTCGCTGGCAGCATGCTGGCCCAACAAGACCACAATCACGAACACCATTATCCCATTCAGGCCATTCCTTTCCATCAGGTGCAACTCAAAGACAAGTTTTGGGCACCCCGCGTTGAAACGGTACGCAACGTGACCATCCCACACACCTTCCGCAAAAATCAGGAAACAGGTCGGGTCAAAAACTTCCAGATGGCGGCCTCAGCCAACCCAACTGCCGTCTGTTCTGCCTTCCCCTTTGACGATACCGACCTGTACAAATTGATTGAAGGCGCGGCTTACGCCCTACAAACCAAAGCCGATCCCCAACTGGAAGCCCGGGTCGATAGCCTCATTGTCATCATCAAAGCTGCGCAAGAGCCCGATGGCTACCTCTATACCTGGCGCACCATCCTGGAACGCCGCAACAATCCCAACCTGATCAGCGGGGTGGATCCTCGCGGGGCCAACATCAATTGGCTGGCGGGGCCTCGCTGGGCCAAAGAAGATGACCTCAGCCATGAGTTGTACAATGCGGGGCACTTGTACGAAGCCGCTGTGGCCTGGTTTGCGGCCACCGGAAAACGCAACCTGTTGGACGTGGCACTCAAAAATGCCAATCTGGTAGATCAAACTTTTGGACCTGGCAAATTGGAAAAAGCGCCCGGCCATCAGGAAATTGAACTCGGCCTGGTCAGATTGTACCAAACCACTGGTGAAAAACGCTGGCTCGACCTCGCCAAGTTTTTTATCGACGTGCGGGGCTATGGTGATCCCTACAGTCAAAACCACCTGAAAGTAAAAGACCAACGCGATGCCCAGGGACACGCCGTGCGCCTGGCTTACCTCTATGCCGCGGTGACCGATGTTACGGCCCTGACCGGTACGGACGAGTACCGCGCAGCCCTGCAAGCCGTGTGGGAAGACATCGTGGGCAAACAAATTTACATCACCGGTGGCGTGGGTGCCACAGGCAGCAACGAAGGCTTCGGTGGAGCCTATGATCTGCCCAATTACAGCGCGTATTGCGAGACCTGTTCCTCCATTGCCTTCGTCAATTGGGGTCAAAAAATGTACCAGCTTACCGGCGAGACCCGCTACCTTGATGTGCTGGAACTGACCCTCTACAATGCCCTCAACGCAGGCATCTCCCTTTCCGGCGACCGTTTTTTTTACCCCAACCCCTTGGAAAGCCGCAAAAACGTAGCCCGTACCGAATGGTTCAGCTGCGCTTGTTGTCCCCCGAATTTGACGCGTTTTTACAGCTCGTTGGGTGGCTTTTTTTACGCCCAAAAAGACAACGAACTCTACCTGAACCTTTTTGCCGCCAGCCAAACCACCTTTGAAACGAGCAAAGGAAAAAGTAAGGTCAAAGTAGACATTCAACAAGAAAGTGATTACCCCTGGAACGGGCTGATCAAAGTGAAAGTCAATCCCACCCAGGCCAACACTTTTGCGCTCAAAGTGCGCATTCCCGGTTGGGCACGGGGCGAAGCAACGCCATTGGGTTTGTACAATTTTGTCAATCCGAGCATCAAACCGATTGTATTTAAAGTCAACGGTAAAGTTTTTCCCGCCAAAATCAGTACGGGGTATGCGACCTTGGAACGCAAGTGGAAAAAAGGTGACGTGCTTGAATTTGAATTGCCCATGGATGTACAACGCGTAGCCGCCCATCCCCTGGTCAAAGCGGATGAAATGCGCTACGCCCTGAAAAGTGGTCCACTGGTGTATTGCCTGGAAGGACAGGATCAACCCGATGATCGGGTCTTGAATATGCTGGTGGCCAAAGGTGCGCCCATCCGTACCCAATACGAACCCAATCTACTGGGTGGCCAACAAACCTTGCGTTTCAGCGGCAACCTGGTCACCAAAAAGACCAGTGCAACCAGCGCTGAACTGAAGCCCATCGACCTCAAAGCCATTCCCTATTACGCCTGGGCCAATCGGGGCCGCGACAACATGCTGGTGTGGCTACCCTACGATGTAAGCGTGGCCAAGTCCATCGCGCAGCCGACCCTGGCTACAAAAAGTAAACTGAGTGCCTCTCCAGAACTAAAAGGTGCACTGAGTGCTGCGAGCGACCAATCTGCGCCCAAAAACTCTGCCGACGGTGAAAGTACTTTTGTGCATTGGTGGCCGCATTTTGGCACCGCAGAATGGTTACAGTATACGTTCCCTGATGCCCAACAAGTGAGCAAAGTGCGGGTGTACTGGTTTGATGATGAAGCCATTGGCGGGGGTTGCCGCATCCCACAATCCTGGCGCGTCCTGTACCTCGACAATGGGGAATGGAAACCCGTCAACACCAATCAAACTTATGGCACCAGCAAAGATGCCTGGAATGAGGTGAAATTTGATGCGGTAAAAACGACGGCACTGAAGATTGAGTTGCAGTTGAAAGAGAAGGTTTCGGCTGGGGTGCATGAGTGGGAGGTGGAGTGA
- a CDS encoding cohesin domain-containing protein, translating into MYLRTIFFAFGLMLFSLTGIAQSTAITLKAEKKTASTGSKVCVNISVDNFNKMLATQYSLRWDPKVLEYTGVQGFKLPFLSKDNFGLVGIKKGFLTLVWIENNLLGADLPSGSTMYQVCFTVKGKAGSSSNISFSSSPTPFEAVNNKEQLAKVSVVNGSVTVK; encoded by the coding sequence ATGTACCTAAGAACTATTTTTTTCGCTTTTGGTTTAATGCTCTTTTCATTGACTGGAATTGCCCAATCTACCGCCATCACCTTGAAAGCAGAGAAAAAAACCGCCAGTACCGGCTCCAAGGTTTGTGTCAATATCAGTGTAGACAACTTCAATAAAATGCTGGCCACCCAATACTCCCTGCGCTGGGACCCCAAGGTTTTGGAATACACCGGCGTACAAGGCTTCAAACTGCCCTTCCTATCCAAAGACAATTTTGGCCTGGTGGGCATCAAAAAGGGCTTCCTGACCCTGGTTTGGATCGAAAACAACCTCCTTGGCGCTGACCTGCCCAGCGGCAGTACCATGTATCAGGTTTGTTTTACCGTAAAAGGAAAGGCGGGTTCAAGCAGCAACATCTCCTTCTCCTCCTCTCCTACCCCTTTCGAAGCCGTAAACAACAAGGAGCAACTGGCTAAGGTCTCGGTTGTCAATGGCTCCGTCACCGTAAAATAA
- a CDS encoding phosphoribosyltransferase family protein, whose translation MKILDQKQIEQKVRRLAIEILEHNIAEEGLILAGINNRGMALARMLSERIQHISKMPVHLTNIRLNPAAPMEKPVEMDIPVAELQGKVVIVVDDVASSGRTLLYACKPILETLPKKLEIAVLVDRTHKSFPVQADYVGLSLATTLKENILVEIGEGEMAAFLE comes from the coding sequence ATGAAAATCCTGGATCAAAAGCAGATTGAACAAAAGGTCCGCCGGCTGGCCATCGAAATACTGGAACACAACATTGCAGAAGAGGGGCTTATCCTGGCAGGGATCAACAACCGAGGCATGGCACTGGCGCGCATGTTGTCTGAACGCATTCAACACATCAGCAAGATGCCCGTTCATTTGACCAATATTCGCCTCAATCCTGCCGCGCCGATGGAAAAACCCGTAGAAATGGACATTCCCGTTGCGGAATTGCAGGGCAAAGTGGTCATTGTGGTAGATGACGTGGCCAGTTCAGGTCGCACCCTGCTGTACGCCTGCAAACCCATCCTGGAGACCCTGCCCAAAAAGCTGGAAATCGCCGTTTTGGTGGATCGTACCCATAAATCCTTTCCCGTTCAAGCCGATTACGTTGGGCTTTCCCTCGCCACCACCTTAAAAGAAAACATCCTGGTGGAAATTGGCGAAGGCGAAATGGCCGCTTTTCTGGAATGA
- a CDS encoding (Fe-S)-binding protein: MIQQVLFVLIAGASLGYAVLQFLKIRRNIKLGKDEPIAGDTAERWRNVLLIALGQKKMFTRMIPAVLHLFIYVAFVLTQVELLEIFVDGISGQHRVFWPILGGFYTFVISFIEILSVLALVATIAFLARRNVLRVARFHQPEMKGWPFKDANYILFLEVALIFFIFLMNSADMARHNDEYGFVVSQFLSPIWSGTGDGLLHVLERIGWWGHILVVFAFLNYLPFSKHLHIILAFPNTFYARLAPRGEMENMPEIMNEVKNMLGLPVENAGAEVNMDNLEFGANDVFSLSWKNVLDAYSCTECGRCTSVCPANLTGKKLSPRKIVMDIRDRAEEIGKKLDTKDTQYAKDKAQPLSAANFEDGKSLFDYISREEIHACTTCNACVEACPVLINPLEPILKLRRYEILSLSEGPSEWLPMFNSMENNGAVWAMSVEREAWKNEL; this comes from the coding sequence ATGATACAACAAGTCCTTTTTGTACTGATTGCCGGGGCATCACTGGGTTACGCGGTGCTGCAATTCCTCAAAATTCGGCGCAACATCAAGCTGGGTAAAGATGAGCCGATTGCAGGAGATACTGCCGAGCGTTGGCGCAATGTATTGCTCATTGCGCTGGGACAAAAAAAGATGTTCACGCGCATGATTCCGGCGGTATTGCACTTGTTCATCTACGTGGCATTTGTGCTGACCCAGGTGGAACTGCTCGAAATTTTTGTGGACGGGATCAGCGGGCAACACCGCGTGTTTTGGCCGATCCTCGGTGGTTTTTACACCTTTGTGATCAGTTTTATCGAAATATTATCGGTTTTGGCGCTGGTGGCTACCATCGCCTTTTTGGCTCGGCGCAATGTCTTGCGCGTGGCGCGTTTTCACCAACCGGAAATGAAAGGCTGGCCTTTTAAAGACGCCAACTACATCCTGTTTCTGGAAGTAGCACTGATCTTTTTCATTTTCCTGATGAACAGCGCCGATATGGCCCGTCACAATGATGAGTATGGTTTTGTGGTCAGCCAGTTTTTGTCGCCCATCTGGTCGGGAACGGGAGATGGCCTTTTGCATGTTTTGGAGCGCATCGGCTGGTGGGGACACATTCTGGTGGTTTTTGCCTTTTTGAATTACCTGCCTTTTTCCAAACACTTGCACATCATTTTGGCTTTCCCGAATACCTTCTACGCGCGTTTGGCGCCACGGGGAGAAATGGAGAACATGCCCGAAATCATGAATGAGGTGAAAAACATGCTGGGGCTACCCGTTGAAAATGCAGGTGCCGAAGTCAACATGGACAACCTGGAGTTTGGGGCCAACGATGTTTTTTCCTTGTCCTGGAAAAACGTGCTGGACGCCTACAGTTGTACCGAATGTGGTCGCTGTACCTCCGTGTGCCCCGCTAACCTGACGGGCAAAAAATTGTCCCCCCGCAAAATCGTGATGGACATCCGCGACCGTGCGGAGGAGATTGGCAAAAAACTCGATACCAAAGATACCCAATACGCCAAAGACAAAGCCCAGCCCCTGAGCGCGGCCAACTTTGAGGATGGCAAAAGCCTGTTCGATTACATCAGCCGCGAAGAAATCCACGCTTGCACGACTTGTAATGCTTGCGTAGAAGCCTGCCCCGTGCTGATCAATCCGCTGGAACCCATTCTGAAACTGCGCCGCTACGAAATCCTGAGCCTCTCGGAAGGCCCTTCAGAATGGTTGCCCATGTTCAACAGCATGGAGAACAACGGCGCGGTGTGGGCGATGTCGGTTGAACGGGAAGCGTGGAAAAATGAATTATAA
- a CDS encoding (Fe-S)-binding protein: MNVFTMAEMAAEGREPEILFWVGCAGSFDARAQKVTKAFCQILDTVGMSFAILGNEEMCTGDPARRAGNEFVFQMLALQNVQTLNGYNIKKIVTACPHCFNTLKNEYPALGGNYEVVHHSQLLQELINTGRVKMQEGGTFKGKKITYHDSCYLGRVNGVYEAPRSVLASLDAQLVEMKRCKTNGLCCGAGGAQMFKEDEPGEKRINLERAEEALATGAGIIAANCPFCLTMMQDGVKAKDKQDEVMVYDLAELIVDSMVKI; this comes from the coding sequence ATGAATGTGTTTACCATGGCCGAAATGGCCGCCGAAGGCCGTGAGCCGGAAATATTGTTTTGGGTAGGATGTGCGGGTAGTTTTGATGCTCGGGCACAAAAAGTCACCAAGGCTTTTTGCCAAATCCTGGATACCGTAGGCATGTCTTTTGCCATTTTGGGCAATGAAGAGATGTGTACTGGTGATCCTGCCCGTCGGGCGGGCAATGAGTTTGTGTTTCAGATGCTGGCCCTGCAAAACGTACAAACCCTGAATGGGTACAACATCAAAAAAATCGTGACGGCTTGTCCGCACTGTTTCAATACCCTTAAAAACGAATACCCGGCGCTGGGGGGCAACTACGAGGTGGTGCACCACAGCCAACTGCTACAAGAACTGATCAACACGGGTCGGGTGAAAATGCAGGAAGGGGGGACGTTTAAAGGCAAAAAAATAACTTACCACGATTCTTGTTACCTGGGGCGGGTGAATGGGGTGTACGAAGCGCCGCGCAGTGTGCTGGCCTCGTTGGACGCCCAACTGGTAGAGATGAAGCGCTGCAAAACCAACGGATTGTGCTGTGGCGCTGGCGGTGCCCAAATGTTCAAAGAAGACGAGCCGGGCGAAAAACGCATCAACCTGGAACGCGCCGAGGAAGCCCTGGCTACCGGTGCGGGCATCATTGCCGCCAATTGTCCGTTTTGTCTGACCATGATGCAAGACGGTGTCAAGGCCAAAGACAAGCAGGATGAGGTGATGGTGTATGATTTGGCAGAACTGATTGTGGACAGCATGGTAAAAATTTAA
- a CDS encoding trans-sulfuration enzyme family protein encodes MPELHLNTQAVHAGYEPEKQFGSVSQPLILTTTFERENGVPREHIYTRNENPNRISLETKLAILEGGADAIAFASGQAAAFAVFQAVLEPGAHVLIPDDCYHGIRTLFAQVYQGWQINCEEVDMSVVSHVADAIRPETKLIWIETPTNPKLKIFDIQGIAKVATDKGIPVACDNTWATPFFQRPFELGVDIVMHSTTKYFGGHSDILGGAVILREKGTIAARIRAIQGTGGGVPSPFDCWLLNRSLATFPLRMPVHSSNAQALAQFLHHQAAIERVYYPGLPTHPNHEVAKTQMQGGFGGMLSIEVKGGMEKAIELAENLQIFTHATSLGGVESLIEHRRSAEGLHPRSPDNLLRVSVGIEFVGDLIRDFEQALARL; translated from the coding sequence ATGCCTGAATTACACCTGAACACCCAAGCGGTTCACGCGGGGTACGAGCCTGAAAAACAATTCGGTTCCGTTAGTCAACCGCTGATACTGACGACTACCTTTGAGCGGGAAAATGGGGTGCCACGGGAGCACATTTATACCCGCAACGAAAATCCCAACCGGATCAGTCTGGAGACCAAGTTGGCCATTTTGGAAGGTGGGGCCGACGCCATTGCCTTTGCATCTGGTCAAGCTGCCGCTTTTGCGGTGTTTCAGGCGGTGTTGGAGCCGGGGGCACATGTGCTGATTCCCGACGATTGTTACCACGGCATCCGTACTTTGTTTGCTCAGGTGTACCAAGGCTGGCAAATCAACTGCGAAGAGGTGGACATGAGCGTGGTGAGCCATGTGGCTGATGCCATTCGCCCCGAAACCAAACTTATCTGGATCGAAACGCCGACCAACCCCAAGCTAAAAATATTCGACATTCAAGGCATTGCCAAAGTGGCTACCGATAAAGGAATTCCGGTAGCCTGCGATAATACCTGGGCGACGCCGTTTTTTCAGCGCCCCTTTGAGCTGGGGGTAGACATCGTGATGCACTCCACCACCAAGTACTTTGGGGGCCATTCGGATATTTTGGGGGGAGCGGTGATTTTGAGAGAAAAAGGAACCATTGCTGCGCGAATTCGGGCCATTCAGGGTACCGGAGGGGGGGTGCCTTCGCCGTTTGATTGTTGGTTGCTCAACCGCAGTTTGGCTACTTTCCCCTTGCGCATGCCTGTACATTCCAGCAATGCACAGGCCCTGGCGCAGTTTTTGCACCATCAGGCGGCGATTGAGCGGGTGTATTATCCGGGCTTGCCTACTCATCCGAACCATGAAGTTGCCAAGACCCAAATGCAAGGTGGATTTGGAGGAATGTTGTCGATTGAAGTAAAAGGAGGGATGGAAAAAGCGATTGAACTGGCCGAAAACCTGCAAATTTTTACCCATGCCACCAGTTTGGGTGGGGTAGAGAGTTTGATTGAACACCGGCGCTCGGCAGAGGGATTGCATCCGCGGAGCCCGGACAATTTGCTGCGGGTATCGGTGGGGATTGAGTTTGTGGGGGATTTGATCAGGGATTTTGAGCAGGCGCTGGCGCGCTTGTGA
- a CDS encoding polysaccharide biosynthesis/export family protein has protein sequence MRIFSLLFWVFIVLGLTSSCVSHKQLLNYQENLPDTAFMAPKKHPNISIQPNDVLGIKVFSTEMELAAPFNVTSSQFSESFINIESIQLSGYLVSQEGTISFPVLGNLKLEGLSISEARDSIVEKLKQHLKDPIVNLRLLNFRVTVSGEVKNPGAFNVINERISLLDALALAGDLTDYADRKDVLLVREVGGVQSLNRINLQTASFFQSEFYYLRQNDLIYVKPIKAKSGAVQDQTSKAVPILTAAATVAAVLIALFTQ, from the coding sequence ATGCGCATTTTTTCATTACTTTTTTGGGTCTTTATTGTATTGGGTTTGACTTCAAGTTGTGTTTCACACAAACAACTACTGAACTATCAGGAAAATTTGCCTGATACTGCCTTTATGGCCCCAAAAAAACACCCCAACATCAGCATTCAGCCAAATGATGTGCTGGGAATAAAAGTTTTTAGCACGGAAATGGAGTTGGCTGCTCCATTCAATGTTACCTCCTCCCAATTTAGCGAAAGCTTTATTAACATCGAGTCGATTCAATTGAGTGGCTACCTGGTTAGTCAGGAAGGAACGATCAGTTTTCCGGTTTTAGGAAATCTGAAGCTCGAAGGATTGAGCATTTCTGAGGCCAGAGATTCGATCGTGGAAAAGTTAAAGCAACACCTAAAAGACCCTATAGTGAACCTGAGGCTATTGAATTTCAGGGTGACTGTTTCAGGAGAAGTGAAGAATCCGGGTGCCTTCAACGTCATCAACGAGCGGATTTCATTACTGGATGCACTGGCTTTGGCCGGAGATTTGACGGACTATGCGGATCGAAAAGATGTGTTACTGGTTCGAGAAGTTGGTGGAGTACAATCCTTAAATCGGATCAACCTTCAAACAGCCAGCTTTTTTCAATCGGAGTTCTATTACTTAAGGCAAAACGACTTGATTTATGTAAAGCCGATAAAGGCCAAGTCGGGTGCTGTTCAAGATCAGACCTCTAAAGCAGTCCCCATTTTGACCGCCGCTGCTACCGTAGCTGCGGTGCTGATCGCCTTGTTTACTCAATAA
- a CDS encoding GumC family protein encodes MNEFEYPKAILLNSNLKDSSDSQVDYWGLLHKFILSKWYLYLAFSIICIGLAYVYYKNQQPVYAITSKLLIRERERDYGPGADFVKQNINFAAAAEDASNEIEMLTSFALMKAVVEDLGLETRYYWKHKFSEYDAYGNFPIVVDTFKLNPSAESTFKITPLNNYSFRFSQGSKTETQRFGTLFSNQFGVFRINRIGALPISSDSSMYVSFQDTKGLARNYQHNLSVELSDEKNHSSVLILGLRDVVPQRGIDIVNRLVDKFNQLKSEVNTEITLKTLELIDGRLANISAELASAESTVESYKLNNDIIAETTTDLSITLEDVNNLVKEQRKVELQQKMLQAMKSDLQDTSSKFKLIPINPALYDGKIRDLIQPYNDLVMERERFLTKGQTSNPVVQSNNQKLKSLQSSINLAIDHMQDDLNMQQNKLKYHYDQSSNHLRSVPSKERGLSDRVRIQSIKENLYVYLLQKREETALALVSNYANALLFDPPYSSIGPVGPNKIKIFAAAGMGGLAIPFFLILVLELLKNSVQTEEDLKSMLPEKTIMGVINHQKGKKQHSLLSKSQNTLTERFRTLRTNLQFHQREKTKSILVTSSTSDEGKTFVATNLAMSFALAKKKTIVVDFDLRKPSISKYFEGNAEIGLSSFLINQLEVEEVIQTSGDLPNLDYISGGPFIPNVSEQLTEQQLSVLFAYLKSKYDVIIIDSSPIGVVSDGMLLNNYVDNTLFVVRSNFTKKATIAKAREIFEQNKLVNPAIIFNGVKKQNDAYGYSYKDYGYA; translated from the coding sequence ATGAACGAATTTGAATATCCAAAGGCCATTTTGCTCAACAGTAATCTGAAAGATTCTTCTGACAGTCAGGTTGATTATTGGGGACTATTGCATAAATTTATTCTCAGCAAGTGGTACCTCTATTTGGCCTTCAGCATCATATGTATTGGTTTGGCTTATGTTTATTACAAAAACCAGCAGCCGGTTTATGCCATAACCAGTAAGTTATTGATTAGAGAACGCGAGCGGGATTATGGCCCAGGAGCGGATTTTGTAAAACAAAATATCAATTTTGCTGCTGCTGCCGAAGATGCGAGCAATGAAATTGAGATGTTGACCTCTTTTGCCTTGATGAAGGCAGTTGTAGAGGATTTAGGGCTTGAGACCCGGTATTATTGGAAGCATAAGTTTTCCGAATACGATGCATATGGAAACTTCCCAATCGTTGTAGATACTTTTAAATTGAACCCTTCAGCGGAATCTACGTTCAAAATTACGCCACTCAACAACTATTCCTTTCGGTTTTCGCAGGGTTCCAAAACCGAAACCCAGCGCTTTGGTACCTTATTTTCGAATCAATTTGGGGTATTTCGCATCAACCGGATTGGAGCGCTGCCTATTTCTTCCGATTCCAGTATGTATGTTTCTTTCCAAGATACCAAAGGATTGGCCAGGAATTACCAGCATAATTTATCGGTTGAATTGTCGGACGAAAAAAATCATTCTTCGGTTTTGATTCTAGGCTTGAGGGATGTGGTTCCTCAACGGGGTATCGACATTGTAAACCGGCTAGTGGATAAATTCAATCAGTTGAAAAGCGAGGTAAATACAGAAATCACGCTGAAAACCTTGGAACTGATCGATGGGCGCTTGGCCAATATCAGCGCAGAACTGGCTTCGGCTGAAAGTACCGTGGAGTCGTACAAATTGAACAACGACATCATTGCAGAAACCACTACTGATTTGAGCATCACCCTGGAAGATGTAAACAATCTGGTCAAGGAGCAAAGAAAGGTTGAGCTTCAACAAAAAATGCTCCAGGCCATGAAATCGGATCTACAGGATACGAGCAGCAAATTTAAATTGATTCCCATTAATCCTGCGCTCTACGATGGCAAAATTCGGGATTTGATTCAACCGTACAACGACCTGGTGATGGAACGGGAACGGTTTTTAACAAAAGGCCAAACATCCAATCCAGTTGTGCAGTCCAACAACCAAAAGTTGAAAAGTTTACAGTCATCCATCAATTTGGCAATTGATCACATGCAGGATGATCTCAATATGCAACAGAACAAGTTGAAGTACCATTACGATCAATCATCTAATCACTTGCGGAGTGTGCCCAGCAAGGAACGAGGTCTGTCGGACAGAGTGCGCATTCAGTCCATTAAGGAAAACCTATATGTTTATCTTTTGCAAAAAAGAGAAGAAACTGCCTTGGCATTGGTGAGCAATTATGCCAATGCGCTGTTGTTTGATCCACCCTACAGTTCAATTGGCCCAGTTGGCCCCAACAAGATTAAAATTTTTGCTGCTGCGGGCATGGGTGGCCTGGCTATCCCTTTTTTCCTGATCTTGGTCTTGGAGTTGTTGAAGAATTCGGTACAAACGGAAGAAGACCTCAAATCCATGTTGCCAGAGAAAACCATCATGGGGGTAATCAACCACCAAAAAGGAAAAAAACAGCATTCGTTGTTGAGCAAGTCTCAAAACACACTGACCGAACGTTTTCGTACCCTTCGAACGAACCTGCAATTTCATCAACGAGAAAAAACCAAATCCATTTTGGTTACATCCAGTACGAGTGATGAAGGAAAAACCTTTGTGGCTACCAATCTGGCCATGAGTTTTGCACTGGCCAAAAAGAAAACCATCGTGGTGGATTTTGACTTGAGAAAACCCTCCATCAGCAAATATTTTGAAGGGAATGCAGAAATTGGGTTAAGCAGCTTTCTGATCAATCAACTGGAGGTTGAGGAGGTCATTCAAACTTCAGGAGATCTGCCCAACCTGGATTACATTTCCGGAGGGCCCTTTATCCCCAATGTATCCGAACAGCTTACAGAACAGCAATTGTCTGTGCTGTTTGCTTATTTAAAATCGAAGTATGATGTCATCATCATCGATAGCTCACCCATTGGAGTTGTTTCCGACGGCATGCTATTGAATAATTACGTGGACAACACCTTGTTTGTGGTGCGTTCCAATTTTACCAAAAAAGCAACGATAGCCAAAGCCAGGGAAATTTTTGAACAAAATAAGCTGGTCAACCCTGCTATCATTTTTAATGGAGTAAAAAAACAAAACGATGCCTATGGATATAGCTACAAGGACTATGGTTACGCCTAA